The Poecilia reticulata strain Guanapo linkage group LG13, Guppy_female_1.0+MT, whole genome shotgun sequence genome has a segment encoding these proteins:
- the sbds gene encoding ribosome maturation protein SBDS, with protein sequence MSIFTPTNQIRLTNVAVVRMKKGGKRFEIACYKNKVMSWRSGAEKDLDEVLQTHSVFVNVSKGQMAKKDDLVKAFGTGDQTEICKQILSKGELQVSDKERQSQLETMFRDIATIVAEKCVNPDTRRPYTVSLIERAMKDIHYSVKPNKSSKQQALEVIRQLKETMEIQRAHMRLRLAVPAKEAKRLREKLKPLLQVVESEEFDEELEMVVLVDPGCFREIDELIRCETKGRGSLEVLSLKDVEEGDEKL encoded by the exons atgtctaTATTCACTCCAACAAACCAGATCCGACTGACCAACGTCGCCGTGGTTCGGATGAAAAAGGGCGGGAAGCGGTTTGAAATCGcttgttacaaaaataaagtcatgagCTGGAGATCAGGCGC agagaaagacCTGGACGAGGTGCTGCAGACACACTCTGTTTTTGTCAATGTTTCCAAAGGTCAGATGGCGAAGAAGGATGACCTGGTCAAAGCTTTTGGAACAGGCGATCAAACAGAAATCTGCAAACAG atTTTGTCCAAAGGGGAGCTCCAGGTGTCTGACAAGGAGAGGCAGAGCCAGCTGGAGACCATGTTCAGAGACATCGCCACCATCGTGGCGGAGAAGTGTGTGAATCCAGACACTAGGAGGCCTTACACAGTCAGCCTGATCGAGCGAGCGATGAAGGACATCCACTACTCTGTGAAGCCCAACAAGAGCAGCAAGCAGCAG GCCCTGGAAGTGATCCGGCAGCTGAAGGAGACCATGGAGATCCAGAGAGCCCACATGCGGCTGCGGCTGGCGGTGCCAGCCAAGGAGGCCAAGAGGCTGAGGGAGAAGCTGAAGCCGCTGCTGCAGGTGGTGGAGAGCGAGGAGTTCGACGAAGAGCTGGAAATG GTGGTTCTGGTGGATCCCGGCTGCTTCAGGGAGATTGATGAGCTGATCCGCTGTGAGACCAAAGGCCGAGGCTCTCTGGAGGTGCTGAGCCTGAAGGACGTGGAGGAAGGAGACGAGAAGCTATAG
- the LOC103475135 gene encoding claudin-4-like, translating into MKRQLEIAALGVAAAGWLAAVLTRCLALWTVSGTLNNQTASLPAYWDGVWLQWDHWDLAHDGSLHCSFYQSLMSLSGSFRTWRALIMAAIGVGGFAMVVGGVGLVWFPGRGQIKVFSGSFFILAGILLLVPTAWTCHHTSQPLEGAVPLRRDWGPALYLGWISFALMLVAGVFLTTRCPTAGVQEGQPGGGLSRDEEASNPLSTINRTAFTNSQYNRRSPPI; encoded by the coding sequence ATGAAGCGGCAGCTGGAGATCGCCGCCCTCGGCGTGGCCGCCGCAGGTTGGCTGGCCGCCGTCCTCACTCGCTGCCTGGCGCTGTGGACGGTCAGCGGGACGCTCAACAACCAGACAGCCAGCCTGCCTGCCTACTGGGATGGAGTGTGGCTACAGTGGGATCACTGGGATCTGGCCCACGACGGCAGCCTGCACTGCTCTTTCTACCAATCCCTGATGTCTCTTTCTGGAAGTTTTCGCACGTGGAGGGCTCTCATCATGGCCGCCATTGGAGTCGGGGGCTTCGCCATGGTGGTCGGAGGAGTGGGGCTGGTTTGGTTCCCCGGGAGGGGCCAGATCAAGGTGTTTTCTGGGAGTTTTTTCATCCTGGCTGGGATCCTGTTGCTGGTTCCCACCGCCTGGACGTGCCACCACACCAGCCAGCCACTAGAGGGCGCGGTGCCGCTCAGGAGAGACTGGGGACCTGCTCTGTATCTCGGATGGATCTCCTTCGCATTGATGCTGGTCGCCGGGGTATTTCTGACCACCAGGTGCCCCACCGCTGGGGTTCAGGAGGGGCAGCCTGGCGGCGGCCTGAGCCGGGATGAGGAGGCCAGCAACCCGCTGAGCACCATCAACAGAACCGCGTTCACAAACAGCCAATACAACCGCAGGTCACCGCCCATCTGA